The proteins below are encoded in one region of Arthrobacter sp. CJ23:
- a CDS encoding aldo/keto reductase: MHYTHLGRSGLKVSRLCLGTMNFGPQTEEATAHSIMDAALDSGINFFDTANVYGGTGHRGWTEEILGRWFAKGGERRERTVLATKLYGTMTDRPNESKLSALNIRRALDASLKRLQTDYIDIYQFHHIDRDTPWDEIWQAMEVAVQQGKILYAGSSNFAGWHIAQAQEAARRRHYTGLVSEQSIYNLLTRQVELEVIPAAQQYGLGLIPWSPLHGGLLGGVLKKEQQGVRRAEGRALETLKKHRDQIQQYEDFADDLGQAPGDIALAWLLHQPAVTAPIVGPRTQEQLDAAIRALDVTLDADALKRLDDIFPGHRTAPEDYAW, translated from the coding sequence GTGCATTACACCCATCTGGGCCGCTCCGGCCTGAAAGTCTCCCGCCTCTGCCTGGGCACCATGAACTTCGGCCCGCAGACCGAGGAGGCGACAGCCCACTCGATCATGGACGCCGCACTGGACTCCGGCATCAACTTCTTCGACACCGCCAACGTCTACGGCGGCACCGGACACCGCGGCTGGACGGAGGAGATCCTCGGCCGCTGGTTCGCGAAGGGCGGCGAGCGCCGCGAACGGACCGTCCTCGCCACCAAGCTGTACGGCACCATGACGGACCGCCCCAACGAGTCCAAACTCTCCGCGCTGAACATCCGGCGCGCCCTGGACGCCAGCCTCAAGCGGCTGCAGACGGACTACATCGACATCTACCAGTTCCACCACATCGATCGCGATACGCCGTGGGACGAGATCTGGCAGGCGATGGAAGTGGCCGTGCAGCAGGGCAAGATCCTGTATGCGGGCAGCAGCAACTTTGCCGGCTGGCACATCGCCCAGGCCCAGGAAGCCGCCCGGAGGCGCCACTACACGGGCCTGGTCAGCGAGCAGTCCATCTACAACCTGCTCACCCGTCAGGTGGAACTCGAGGTCATTCCGGCCGCGCAGCAGTACGGCCTCGGACTGATTCCGTGGTCGCCGCTGCATGGAGGCCTGCTGGGCGGCGTGCTGAAGAAGGAACAGCAGGGCGTCCGCCGCGCCGAAGGGCGTGCACTGGAAACCCTGAAGAAGCACCGGGACCAGATCCAGCAGTACGAGGACTTCGCCGATGACCTGGGCCAAGCCCCCGGCGACATCGCCCTTGCCTGGCTGCTCCACCAGCCCGCCGTGACGGCACCGATTGTGGGGCCGCGCACGCAGGAACAGCTCGACGCCGCCATCCGCGCATTGGATGTCACCCTCGACGCCGATGCGCTCAAGAGGCTGGACGACATCTTCCCGGGGCACCGCACCGCGCCCGAGGACTACGCGTGGTGA
- a CDS encoding aldo/keto reductase: MALSPLIELNDGHRIPQIGLGTWPLDDARVAEAVVQAVGLGYRHIDTAVKYGNEQGVGNGIRACGVVREELFVTTKLDGEFQGSGRAAAGLDGSLQRLGLDYVDLLLIHWPLPRRRDFVSTWKTFEELQASGKVRSIGVSNFKPAHLDLLFAETDVVPAVNQIQLSPAIPRPVARAFNQQHHIVTESYSPLGAGGDLLHAPVLARLGKKHAKTPGQVVLRWHVQHGLVAIPKTSNPERMQENLDVFDFTLDHEDLAALDTLDAGPDAGVDSDVQGH, from the coding sequence ATGGCACTTTCACCGCTCATCGAACTCAACGATGGCCACCGGATCCCGCAGATCGGCTTGGGCACCTGGCCCTTGGACGACGCCCGGGTTGCCGAGGCGGTGGTCCAGGCCGTGGGGCTGGGCTATCGGCACATCGATACCGCCGTCAAGTACGGCAACGAGCAGGGCGTTGGCAACGGGATCCGCGCCTGCGGGGTGGTCCGGGAGGAACTGTTCGTCACCACCAAGCTGGACGGTGAGTTCCAGGGCTCGGGCAGGGCCGCGGCTGGACTGGACGGATCGCTGCAACGCCTGGGCCTGGACTACGTGGACCTGCTCCTGATCCATTGGCCGCTCCCCCGGCGCCGTGACTTCGTCTCCACCTGGAAGACCTTCGAGGAACTGCAGGCCTCGGGCAAGGTCCGCTCGATCGGCGTTTCAAACTTCAAGCCCGCGCACCTGGACCTGCTTTTCGCCGAAACCGACGTTGTGCCGGCCGTCAACCAGATCCAGCTGAGCCCCGCCATTCCGCGGCCGGTTGCGCGTGCGTTCAACCAACAGCACCACATCGTCACCGAGTCCTACAGCCCCCTGGGCGCGGGCGGGGATCTGCTCCATGCCCCGGTGCTGGCCCGCCTCGGGAAGAAGCACGCCAAGACGCCCGGGCAGGTGGTGCTCCGCTGGCACGTCCAGCATGGCCTGGTCGCCATCCCCAAGACCTCGAACCCGGAGCGCATGCAGGAAAACCTGGACGTCTTCGACTTCACCCTGGACCACGAGGACCTCGCCGCCCTGGACACGCTGGACGCCGGGCCCGACGCCGGCGTGGACTCCGACGTGCAGGGCCACTGA
- a CDS encoding dodecin, giving the protein MADHTYSVSEIVGTSSEGVDAAIKNGIAAAAQTLRNLDWFEVKEIRGHLADGAVADWQVTIKLGFRLER; this is encoded by the coding sequence ATGGCTGACCACACATATAGCGTTTCCGAGATTGTAGGCACCTCGTCCGAGGGGGTGGACGCCGCCATCAAGAACGGAATAGCCGCAGCCGCACAGACCCTGCGGAACCTTGACTGGTTCGAAGTCAAGGAAATCCGCGGCCATCTGGCCGACGGCGCCGTGGCCGATTGGCAGGTCACCATCAAACTTGGCTTCCGATTGGAACGCTGA
- a CDS encoding lactonase family protein: MAELVWTGSYTADSNGNGKGIGALSLGADGHVASLGLATAADSPSFLAIHPELPVVYAVEEHAQTVRAYRPSGASGLDPLGGTWPAGPAACHVAVDPQGRFLVVACWGDGQVVLYELDHDGGITSRHSAAPAVDPYGAGPGGEARPSRAHASLMLPDGRIMTTDLGHDLLRVWRYVPGEGLVADHQVVLPKGSGPRHLTRHSSGTVFVVTEYSIEVATVRPSPDGTFELAAIGPATAEGAFDGDSAAEIGLSPDGRHAYVGVRGSNRICVLRVTEDGTRLEPLADVPSGGNWPRHHLVRAGWLHVAHERSNDVVTFRLHPETGLPEGPISRVETGSPTALLAAGHLDGS; encoded by the coding sequence GTGGCAGAACTGGTCTGGACAGGGTCCTACACCGCGGACAGCAACGGGAACGGGAAAGGCATCGGAGCGCTCTCGCTCGGCGCGGACGGCCACGTGGCGTCCCTGGGGCTGGCGACTGCCGCCGATTCGCCGTCGTTCCTTGCAATCCATCCCGAACTGCCGGTGGTCTACGCCGTGGAAGAACACGCGCAGACGGTCCGGGCCTATCGGCCGAGCGGCGCTTCCGGACTTGACCCGCTGGGCGGGACCTGGCCCGCCGGCCCGGCCGCCTGCCATGTGGCGGTGGATCCGCAGGGCCGCTTCCTGGTGGTTGCCTGCTGGGGCGACGGCCAGGTGGTCCTTTACGAACTTGACCACGACGGCGGCATCACCTCGCGCCACAGTGCCGCACCCGCCGTCGACCCTTACGGCGCCGGGCCTGGCGGCGAAGCGCGGCCCAGCCGTGCGCACGCCAGCCTCATGCTGCCGGACGGCCGCATCATGACGACGGACTTGGGCCATGACCTGCTGCGCGTGTGGCGCTACGTGCCGGGCGAGGGCCTGGTGGCGGACCATCAGGTGGTGCTCCCCAAGGGTTCGGGGCCGCGGCACCTGACCCGGCATTCCAGCGGGACCGTCTTTGTGGTGACCGAGTACTCGATCGAGGTGGCGACGGTCAGGCCCTCGCCGGACGGCACGTTTGAGCTCGCGGCCATTGGTCCCGCAACTGCGGAGGGAGCGTTCGACGGCGACTCCGCGGCTGAGATCGGGCTGTCACCGGACGGTCGGCACGCCTATGTTGGCGTCCGGGGGTCGAACCGCATCTGCGTCCTGCGTGTCACGGAGGACGGCACGCGCCTGGAGCCACTGGCGGATGTGCCGAGCGGCGGCAACTGGCCGCGCCACCACCTGGTGCGCGCGGGCTGGCTGCACGTTGCCCACGAACGGTCCAACGACGTGGTGACCTTCCGGCTGCACCCGGAAACGGGGCTGCCGGAAGGCCCGATCAGCCGTGTGGAAACCGGATCGCCGACGGCGCTGCTCGCCGCCGGCCATCTCGACGGGTCCTAG
- a CDS encoding YdiU family protein, whose translation MSDTAASTVTFGGRFAREFAEMAIPWRAEKAPEPRLLVLNAPLAAELGLDPDFLRSPAGLLLLTGNDFPEEATPVAQAYAGHQFGWYSPRLGDGRALLLGELTHVDGRPRDLHLKGSGRTPFARNGDGLAVVGPMLREYIVSEAMHALGIPTTRSLAVVGTGRAVQRETLLPGAVLARVASSHLRVGSFQYARATGDVELLRRLADYAIACHHPGAADAGNPYLALFQAVIAAQASLLARWMLVGFVHGVMNTDNMTISGETIDYGPCAFMEGFDPAAVYSSIDESGRYAYRNQPVVAEWNLARLAEALLPLLHDDEEQGVALAVESLEGFRRQYSAAWSAGMRTKIGLSQDADDGVASPLVDELLALLQEGRVDYTGFFRNLGKAARGLSGPARGMVLDLAAFDAWLGRWRAADPDAGLMDRVNPAYIPRNHLVEEALAAATAGDLDPLHELLDAVARPFEERPGLERYAAAAPEDFGAYRTFCGT comes from the coding sequence ATGAGTGACACTGCCGCCTCAACCGTCACCTTCGGTGGCCGCTTCGCCCGCGAATTTGCGGAGATGGCCATTCCTTGGCGGGCGGAGAAGGCACCCGAGCCTCGTCTGCTGGTGCTCAACGCGCCGCTGGCCGCCGAGCTGGGCCTCGACCCCGATTTCCTCCGCAGCCCGGCGGGCCTGCTCCTGCTCACCGGCAATGATTTCCCGGAGGAAGCCACCCCGGTGGCCCAGGCCTACGCCGGCCACCAGTTCGGCTGGTATTCGCCCCGCCTCGGCGACGGACGCGCCCTCCTGCTCGGGGAACTCACCCACGTGGACGGCCGGCCCCGCGACCTCCACCTCAAGGGTTCGGGGCGCACGCCGTTCGCCCGGAACGGCGACGGCCTCGCCGTCGTCGGGCCCATGCTCCGCGAGTACATCGTGAGTGAGGCGATGCACGCCTTGGGCATCCCCACCACGCGGTCCCTGGCCGTCGTGGGAACGGGCCGCGCCGTGCAGCGCGAGACGCTGCTCCCGGGAGCCGTGCTGGCCCGGGTCGCCAGCAGCCACCTGCGCGTGGGCAGCTTCCAGTACGCCCGCGCCACCGGCGACGTCGAGCTCCTGCGACGCCTTGCCGATTACGCCATCGCTTGCCACCATCCGGGAGCCGCGGACGCCGGGAATCCTTACCTTGCCTTGTTCCAGGCGGTGATTGCGGCCCAGGCGTCGCTGCTGGCCCGGTGGATGCTGGTGGGCTTCGTCCACGGGGTCATGAACACGGACAACATGACCATCTCGGGCGAGACCATCGATTACGGGCCGTGCGCCTTCATGGAGGGGTTCGACCCCGCCGCCGTCTACAGCTCGATCGACGAATCCGGACGCTACGCCTACCGCAACCAGCCGGTGGTGGCGGAGTGGAACCTCGCCCGGCTCGCCGAGGCCCTGCTGCCCCTGCTCCACGACGACGAGGAGCAGGGCGTTGCGCTCGCGGTCGAATCACTCGAAGGCTTCCGCCGGCAGTACAGCGCGGCATGGTCGGCGGGGATGCGGACCAAGATTGGCCTGAGCCAAGACGCTGACGACGGCGTGGCCTCGCCTCTGGTGGACGAGCTGCTGGCGCTCCTCCAGGAAGGCCGCGTCGACTACACCGGGTTCTTCCGGAACCTCGGAAAGGCCGCCCGCGGCCTGTCCGGGCCCGCACGGGGCATGGTCCTGGATCTGGCGGCCTTCGATGCCTGGCTTGGGCGCTGGCGCGCGGCAGACCCCGACGCCGGCCTGATGGACCGGGTCAACCCCGCCTACATACCCCGGAACCACCTCGTGGAAGAGGCCCTCGCCGCCGCCACCGCCGGCGATCTCGATCCGCTCCACGAGCTCCTGGACGCGGTGGCCCGGCCCTTCGAGGAGCGCCCCGGCCTGGAGCGATATGCCGCCGCAGCCCCGGAAGACTTCGGTGCCTACCGGACCTTCTGCGGAACCTAG
- a CDS encoding universal stress protein, which produces MTELIVVGVDSSETAMRAAVAAAKLATALKAELHVVSGFDSDRIEEFGSGSDRIVVSAADSAEAVARQVSEELTVEGGSIKYFAARGTPANALISHAEANQAQLIVVGNKRMKGLGRVLGSIANSVAHGAPCDVYIVNTDVD; this is translated from the coding sequence ATGACTGAATTGATCGTTGTCGGCGTTGACAGCAGCGAGACGGCAATGCGGGCAGCCGTGGCAGCAGCGAAGCTGGCCACTGCCCTGAAAGCCGAGCTGCACGTGGTCAGCGGCTTTGATAGTGACCGCATCGAAGAATTCGGAAGCGGCAGCGACCGCATTGTCGTTTCCGCGGCCGACTCCGCAGAAGCGGTGGCCCGCCAGGTGTCGGAGGAACTGACCGTGGAGGGCGGCAGCATCAAGTACTTCGCTGCCCGGGGCACTCCGGCCAACGCGCTGATCAGCCACGCCGAGGCAAACCAGGCCCAGCTGATCGTGGTTGGAAACAAGCGCATGAAGGGCCTTGGGCGCGTCCTCGGCAGCATCGCCAACAGCGTGGCGCACGGGGCTCCATGCGACGTGTACATCGTGAACACGGACGTCGACTAA